From Punica granatum isolate Tunisia-2019 chromosome 1, ASM765513v2, whole genome shotgun sequence:
AAGTCAGTTTTCgtatatattaaattcttaATCAATAGTGgattgtgctcgaattcagcCGGAGATTTGACTTAAAGTTAGAACTGCGGGGTGCTGAGTCCTAAGCCACTTAAACGTTAGATGATAATATAACTATCTGGTTTGATTACCACAGTGTCGCTGTCATTTAGCAAGATAGTGATCCCATTTTACGAGCATATAACTGAAAACAAGATGACCGTGGCCGTTAAGTGCCGGCACTACTTATCGATATAATGGCTGCTATTTGCCATCATagaatttcttcttcttttttagttTGTTCAAGTCTTTTGACACGTCGAGTAAAATATGTTTGGGGCTTGCAAGTATTGGTATTATTAGCTGGTGTTCGTAATTTGTAGTTCTGGGTATATATCTTTATCAGTTGAAATGACTAGAGGTAATTCGGCCTTGCTTATGGGAGTTTTTATGTTTATTATCGCTGCAGGCACCCTTTTGATTCTTCAAAGTGGGGTAGGATATGCCACTTCCTTATATCCGAAGGTATTGTGGAGAAAAAATGGATCATTGAGCCTCTGGAAGCATCAAAGGATGATCTTCTTGTGGTTGGTTCTGATTTGCTCAGAgatttctcctcttcctcgTTATCTTTTCCCTTTTGATGTCTTCCGTTGTCCTTCCTCCCTTTCATTGTTTCTTTTGGCCAGTTGGTAACAGAATAGTAACCCATATCTTCTATTTTTGTTCATAAAATGAGATTGCCAAATGGTTTAGGACGAGATCCAACTTAGATTGGAGGTACATTGGAACTTGTACCATCACTGCCTGAAAGTAGAGAAAGGCTACGGAAACTGTCCCAGCTACATGCGAACTGATTGTTATTTGCATCTGATTCTACTAGCAGCTTGATTTATCATTGATGAGATGTGCGAGTATAGGTTTCAAATTTCTAAGCTTTGTATGACATTCTGCTTAATTAGTTTTTGCAAGTGATTTAAAGGAAACCTTTACCAGTGCCTGTTGAATGTCTAAAAGTTGCTGCTATAGCTGTGGACTGAAGGTTTCAAGCAATTCTTGTGTTTAACTGTCTTTTTCCCCCTCTTCTCCTGGGCTAGAAAAACTTCTCTCTTGTGTTTAGATTGTGGAGTCATTACTACATATCATATTGCTAAGTTGTCCAGATGAGCACAAGTATTAACCGACGACTGGCTGCATGTTGACTCTACTAGTTTGGTAAAGCAATTTATGTAACAACCTTTTACCATATATAACAGAAGATTATCCCCTTATCTGGTAGCGCTGGTATTATTGTCTTTTCTAGTAAAGATAGTCCCCAACTTGCATTTGATTGCAGTTTTTGTGCAACTTCCCCTCAgttcattttttcttcttgattAATTATAAGTTAACTTgcaaatttcacattttttagTGCACATCTATGAAATGGTACTGTGCATTGGACATTTGAATTCAGTGAAAGATCATTGATGCACTTGTCATATCAAACTCCtccaattttagttttttttgaGTAAGTTGCTATCGAATGTATGAATCGGATCTAAGCTCATTCTATTTGTTAATAGGTGCATTCAGAGTCATACTTGAATAGTCTGAAATGGAGTGGAAAAGTTGCCATGATAGTCGAggtaatttttatttcctgAATCTGTCTACTAGTATTTTCTGTTCTCATTTCATTTCTTCACTGATTGTGACTCTCGCGATTTGCATGGGAGAGGatagaaaaagggaaattttGATTCTCTTCCTTCTCATAAAAAGTTTTCTacataattcaaaaaaaggAACAAGTTTCCTGCCCCTTTTGAAGGCCCAATGTTAGGTCAATGGATCCTCTGCCCATTTAAAGCATCTTGGATTCTCAACTCTTCTGATGCCTAAGAAATTGACCTGATAATTTTTCATTGAAAAAGTATGCTCTAAAGACGGACTTGTTTTACAGGTACCTCCAGTGGCATTGATACCTAATTGCCTTGTGCAACAAAAGGTTCTGCATCCATTTCGTAAGCAGGTCTGACCACCATTAATCCTTCAAATCGTACTCTTGGTTCACCATAGTTGTCAGTATGAGAATCTCCCTTCGGTACATTAGTACCTGACTGTTTTTCTGGTCCAATTTCTGGAATGGACCAAAATGAATATATGCTGCTGCAAGATGAAACGAACCATCCAATTCACACAGAAAACAGGTTCAAACTAGCCTGTTGTCTGTGAATTGTGCTGAACCTGATAATCGCCAGTCTTATATAATTTTGGCATTATAAGCCAatcttatataattttgaCATTAAGACCATGACATTGTTCCTAAACCTAATTTATATGAGCAGTTATCCCATTGAAATCTGAGGTAGACTGAAGAATCCATGAACCCATACCTGGTCCCAGTTAGTTGTTGGTCAGTTCTAATGTTAATGTAGTTTGGTGCAGGTGGGAGGTACTATTTTGGCAGCTAAGCTTGCAAAGGAGCGAGGATGGGCCATCAATGTAGGAGGAGGATTTCATCATTGTTCTGCTGAAAAGGGCGGTGGATTTTGTGCTTATGCAGACATATCACTTTGCATACACTTTGCTTATATTCGCTTAAACATATCAAGGTACAAATAATTGCTGAGGAATGTATTGAAGAGTTCGTTCCACAAAGCTTTCTTAGTAATTACACCATTTTTACAGGGTGATGATAATTGATCTAGATGCACATCAAGGGAATGGGCATGAGACAGATTTCGCTAACGACAGTATGCTTACTACTATGTGCTCATGGTGAATTGTGCATCTCATGTGGAATATCCTGTAACTGCTTCTTTGCTGACAGGACGAGTTTACATCCTTGACATGTTCAACCCCCAAATATATCCCCATGTAAGTGTTCTTGTCAATCCACTCCTAGTTGAAATGATTTCGTCATGCTGCTCAGTTAATAATTCTATTATGTATCATTAGGACTATGAGGCAAGGAGATATATTCATCAGAAGGTGGAAGTGAAGGTAATAATCGGTCCCTTATATAAAAGTCTCATTGGAAGTGGTGAAGATTCTTCCTCAGGAAGGAATTTTATGTTAAAGATCATATTACGTAGATCCTACTTGCTTCCGTGTTTTTGATCCTCTGCATTTGCTTTAATGGGAACCAACTAACAGATTGGGACCACCACCGAAGTTTACCTGAAGAAACTGGACGAAGCACTTGAGGTGAATGTAGTTCTTGTTTCTCctatttcttcatttttcctGTATTTTGGATCATCTGTTTCTTGAAAGTTGATGGCATTTCAGCATTAACTGGTGAAACTCTCTACAAGTACTCCTTCCCCACCCCTTGTCATATTCCCCATTTTGTTGCTTTTAATCACGAGTTGTGAAGAGTGTCCTCTCATGGACTCTTTATTGGATATACTCTTCTCTCGGGGCATTTTCTGGTGGCTGAAGTCGTTTATTGGAATGCTTAGACATGGAATTTTTGATAACTTTCGGTCTCGCtactaacttttttttttccaacccCCCTCCTTTTTGtgaattttgttttatagGTTGCTGCTCATGCATTTGATCCTGAATTGATAATTTATAATGCTGGTACTGATATTCTAGAGGGAGATCCTCTGGGGTTACTGAAGGTAATAATTTATTCCGCCTGTTATCATATCAGATGCTTATAATCTGATAATCTTGCAGCTATTTCattttgatgatgatgatgatggtgatcATATCGTTATTGTTACATATTCTCATATGCCAACTGCTGCAGATCAGCCCCAGTGGAGTAGCTAGCAGAGATGAGAAGGTCTTCCTATTTGCTCGTGAGAGGAATATACCAATTGTCATGCTTACATCAGGTTCTAACTCCTTGAACATATGTCCTATGAGGTTTAAATTCATGAAACATTTAATTTGGTAAACCTAACCTCTCGCTCCCTTCCAGACATTTCACTTAAATCATGTACCAACAGATCATACCTTGTCATTGCCTTTGTATTTCTccatttttcttgaaaaaaatttcttgttaTTTGGGATTTACTCAGTCAGGCATGCCGTTTTAGATGAACTTATGATTAGACATTTGCAGTAGAGCTAGTGGAATTAAATATTGCTACTGGTAAGAAAGGGATTTAATGAAGTGGCACCCACCCCCGCCCTTGTCCTGAAACTAAGGGGTTTTCTGTTAAATTCTTACCAATGAAGTTCCCCTCACCCCTTTATTACCACTGCCCTTATCCCCTATTAGGCCCATGGTCTCCTTTGTAACCGaaggaaaacaaaatattacTAATGGATCGTTTTCTGACCTAGAACAGGCAATTCCACGTCATTACAAATAATTCGTTATTCAAACCCAGTTCCTTGTTTGCAGTGCCAAATACACCATTCTCACACAGTCAGGAAGTCTGAGCCACAGAGGAATTCATTTGATAGGAGAAAATCATTCGCAACTGTTATATGAGTACTAAGttaattttcatctttttgtaGATAAATACCTTGATTCTTGGTATTTCATGCGTTTCAGGTGGGTACATGAAATCGAGCGCCAGGGTCATTGCAGACTCGATAGCTAACCTGTCGAAGAAACACATTATAGAAACCGTGAGTTCATAATCAAGATGGTGAATCCCAATGAGGTCTTGTGACATATGCTGATCGACTTAATCCAATGAGAGTTTTGCAAGGGCTTGCATCTCCAGAGTCTCAGGTGCGTTGGTTTCATAGAGTTGAAAGTTGATCATACTGTATATacatacccaaaaaaaaaaaaaaaacttgtctCTGTAATTAATTACCATATGAGCCCACCAGTGAAGTTTTTCGCTCGAGATAAAAAGATCTGGCACGGACCATTGAGATGTTTACTGAATCTGTGCTAGTTATGAAAGGGAAACCATATCGGTGTATTCGCATGTGGATGGAACCAAAATAAATTTACGCTACATTTTTGTTGGTTGTGAGAGTAGTGTTTGTATAATTATATGGTTTGGACTTCAATTTGCTTCTTTACTCGACTGCCattgcttgtttattttacTAAGCCTCATATTCGcccaaaaaatagaaatttactAAGCCTCATACTTTCTTCATGATGGAGACTTGGTAAGGATGCATAGGCGCCGAGGGGCTGAGGGTGGTACATATACTGGTCCCTCAGATTTTGCTGTTCGAAGAAATAATTGATACAATCGGTGTAAAGTCCTCGTTGTTTGGCCTATTGCCTCCTTTGGTGAAACCTCTAGTCCATCTTTAGATCGAGATAGATGGAAAGGTGGAAGAATGGCTCGTGTTATAACGAACACACTCCAGGATCTGGTGCGCGCGCGCGTGTGcgtgttttttttccctaggGTTGCTAACTCAGATTCGCTGCCCTATTTAAAATCAAGATTTCTTTGTTAGACAGCCCAAATGGCAGAGGCATTGCTAGAAATGGGTTCCCACCTGCAGAGGACTGGATTTTAACGCAGATAGAGAGCTATAGCTGGCGACTTCCAAACtagaatattgaaaaaaaagaattgattaTCAGAGAGGTACATGtatttagtataatgaaaataaaattttaaatatttaataaaaggtACGGATAGTCCTAACATGAGTGTCGAACATGAAAACTCTCAATCATTGGCGAAAGTACtctttaatgaaaaaaattagtatAGTGCAATtgggcattttttttttaaatagagaaatttgaggttcgaaattttattttctcaatgaggtatacatttatttttctcatctGTATTTTGTTAGGCCTAATTTGTAATTGGAAAAGCTACTACGTAGAGTCAGCATAAAATTTAGTGAAAACAATAGTGTAACTGGAGATTCTACGACggttagtattaaaaaataactGCAACGGTTGTTTTATTCTTGACATTCCCCGATATAAGATTATGATGGCGTAAATGTTCTATATCTTTTATCTTAAAGATTTCCCTGTGATATTTTATCTATAATTTATGTCACGTATCTTGTCATCGACATTCAATCTTGCCCGGAACGATCGAATCCGGATAAATATAAGACCGACCGAATTGCATCCGTTCAAccgaattaaaaataattttattactaAGAAAACACAATAGAACAAAGTAATTGCTTGAAGAGCGAGGATTCAGCGGATCAGTAATCGGGAGGGAGCTATTAATATCagaggtggaggaggagcagTTGAGTTGAAACCAGCGGAGTACTTCGTCAATGATGCTGCTGCATGCTGCTGCCACCACCACTACTCCCCCATGTCGGGTGAAGAAAATCATTAAAAACAAATTCCTAATTTATGGATCAAATATGAATATAACAATTAATGGTAGTAATAATTCTAATGGGCATGAATGCCTGAATCGGAGCTTCACTTGAAGCATATCGGCGGTGGATGATTTGGTGGATTGGATTGTTTAGATTTCTTCAATCCTCTGCTTCACAGAGTCTGAGCATCATTGCCACGAACACGAGGTTTCTACAGACCCTTAGTTCGATTGCTTactttttttaagtaaataaattatttttaatttgcttGAACCGGTGCAATTCGGTCAGTTTTATATCGATCCGGTACGGTCTTTTACGGGCGAGATCGAATGTCGATGACAAGATACGTCACCGAAATTATAGATAATCAAAATATCAAGAGTGAATCttcaagataaaaaatatgagaCACTTGTACGGTCATGATTTTATGTCAGGGAATCTGACGACCAAGAATAAAACAATCACGGTGTTTAATTTTTGGTGCAAACAGTTGACtatgtttttttataaaaatgttCATGggtctaatataatgaaatagaaatcccaatatttaatataaaatcaaGTGGTGGTTTTTTTAGTTGGCCACTGTAAACTCACCTTTTTTTACAAGTActttttttgggttacaaAAGTGACTTATGTGTCTAGTACGATAAAATAGAAACCATAATTACTAATAAAATGTCACGAATAGACTCACAAAGTATCAAATCTGAAATGTTTTGATTATCATGCATTGCGCCACTACACTATATCATCTTTTGATATCTATATTAGTATTTTGCTTAtcataaaattaacaaaaggAAAGATTATATCGtacaatatgatttttttttatcattttcacaAGATGGcacaatttattttattttcaccaTATAACACAATTCTTTTACCAGACACACATTGTCAATTcttaacaaattaaataaaataaaaaataaacaggaTGGAATCGGTGCCATAGCCACTGTTGTATAAAttgcatttatttatatatttactaataatatatttaacaaTTTATATTAGCTATTTAATCTGCTTTTGATTTTTGACTatcttaatattttattattgcaGGGAATTAAAGTCCCTATCTTTAattgttattgaattgtgattATAATTGTAATTGTTTCTTTTGGCCGTTGATCCCATAATCAATTGCACTGTCAAATGAATTAATTCTTATTCTTTTACAGTTGGTTTATAAAAGCATGAATAGCTAGTATGTTTTGTATGAGAAATATTCTACTCGGTTTATGATTTTTATACTAGTTGGGTTCTAGTGAGGGCGTGTCGTGTTTGCAGTCACGATTTCTCTTCGTGGGCACTGTATCCCGGGGTTGGGTAATTCCTTTAAAGCCGCGCTGCAATTTTTGCGGGAAATTATCTATTCTCAAGAGTTTCATAGAAACGCCTTACCCACTAATTGTTTtcaattctttgtgatttttCGTCAAATTATATCTCTTCTTTTGATATGTTAGACAAGTTTATTTCCTGTAATGTTGATTtcgaaatattataatattttgtgacaaatttattttactatatttatttgtaattatccacatttcaaatattttcataatagTCACCACCCACTGATGGAGATCGCCGTTGTCTCAAATTGGGGATAGGTGGCCAGTTGGGGATAGGTGGTCCGGGGGATGCCCCCAACCCTCCACCATAAGTTTCATGCTTGCTATTCTTAGTGCTCttactcctcctcctcctaaTCTGTGTTATGTTTGGTAACGAAGCTTAATTTACTTAACTtaacttttttctcaattaaacaacacaattattatttttttatcttttctctcgtatttttttcttatctattatttaaattaattttttaatactaaattttctcaactattcaatattttttcctcAACTAGTAGGCTAGTGCATGCGTTGCATGCAGAGCACCATGTATTAGTGTAATAagaattcaaatttattctCTTATATTACAAGTGACTGTAATTAATGAATTGTCAAGTcatccatatatatgtatgtgtgatctatattttcaatcaaaatgTGGTCGTCTATTCTTATCTACTGTACCAAGAGCAGTTATATATctgtttttgaaattttcttaGTTATTCGAAatatctatactatatatatatctatatattttataaaccAAAAATTTGGCTCTGGTATCACATTTTCCTTCCCAAATTAGCCTTagcattatatttttttaattaatgtagACTACAAAATTAAGATTATAATAGTAAATTAGTAACAAATAACCATCACTACCCCTATTTTCACTCTCTCATACCCGTCTTCTCCCTTTatcttcctctttctctcaaTTCAAGCATCCAAAGGCtcctttttccccttttttttcaaatattttcctTATTACCTCATACGGTAAATATTGTATAAAAACCTCTCTCAGCTAAAACTCAAATTCAACCTAATAAAGAgctgaaaattattttatttaatttctatatattaCTACATTATTTATAATTCGGAGAAATGAATTGATTGATATGCTTTGTGGTATAGCATAGTTATTCTTGAtatgtttcaatttttaatcatCTTATTTTGTTGTTTGCACGTAGTGCAGATATGTTTATGTACTGAAATAataggtgcattgcattctatgtacaaatataatatttgaGAAACATTGGTTAAAATGCGTAAGATTAGCTTTGTCTTTGTCTTAAAATGAATGACTTCGTACTTCTTCTGTAAAATGATAAGGACGTTCATTAAGTAGGTAAGCATGTGTTTCTTAAATAAATGCTTTTCAgtaaatacaataaataacTGCTCATGAATTGCATTAATATTAACTGATATAAACTCAAGGTGGCGTGTACAAAGACATAAAAACAAAACTATGAATGCACTTCAATTCAATGAAAATATGATATTTGATTAGCTGAAGCTGTCTCTTGCTCCATCCAAGAGTAACCAAAGAAGAACGGTACAATAAACGTTAGTTCTAACTAATGTATtgacttaaatatatatagcgCGTTTCAACTCCTTAGAAAGTTAAAGAAGTACTTACTTAAAGTAAAAAAGTTAATGAAATTCAATctaatcataaaaaaatctaTGTAATTATTGACATAACAGCAAGCACTGAAAATCagaccatttttttttctatttttattgaaGAAATAAATCATTCTCCAGTTATctctataaatataaatagtaTTAGAGGAAGATCCACACTATGTGGGGCACTAAGCTTTTAAATTATGTTTGAATTTTGTGCTCGTACTAAgtcaatatttttaataattgtaCACTCGCCAAATCAATGTTTTTAGTAAAAACTtctaaaaaatcattttaatttctctAAAAAGGGAATGTTACATCCAATGTTATTTATAGTGTAAGTAGATTATTTTTAatacatgaatatatagatttttgaTAAAAGTACAGAAACTCCCCTTTGTGGTTTGGAGTCGGAACAAAttatatcatatgcttttgTTATGAACAATTAGCCCCCATGTGGTGTACTTCGTTGGCTATAAAGGGTTACGACATtagtttattttcatttttagtcctCAATATTGagctttttaatcattttgattctaaatcttttttcttttatcatttatatcctcaacttttcatttttttattttaatcctAAATAGAAAATCGAAAAGGAAGGAGGTGTCGGGGCCGCCGAGGTCGCCGACGTCCTTGGTGGGTACTGgtgacctcggtggaggggttggggtcgccgattggcggccccaacCCCCGAATCAACTGAAGACTCCAAAACGAAGTTCTTGATTGATTAGCGGGCTAGGGCCGCCAATTGATGACCCCAACCCCTCCATAGAGGCTGCGGGTACCCATGGAGGTTGCTGGTGACCTCGATAGAGGGGTTGGGGTCACCAATTGGCGGCCCCAGCCCGCGAATCAATCGGGAATTCCGATGGCAACCCTGATCCCTCGACCGAGGTCACTGGTACCCACGGAGGATGCCGATGACCTCaatggaggggtcggggttgccgattggcggccccgacccctccttccctttcgattttctttttaggactaaaatgaaaaaataaaaagttgaggatagaaatgaataaagaaaagatttagaaatcaaaatgattaaaaggctaaATATCGaggactaaaaatgaaaaaaaaaactaatgtcGTAACCCCTTGTGGTTAATGGAATACACCACAAGGGGGCTAATTGTCCTTAAAAAAAAGCACATGGTGCAATATATCCCGATTCCAAATCACAATgggatttttgtacttttccctaGATTTGTTAATGAACAATATGAAGTAATAAAAGTAACAAAGATATAGAACAAAGCAAAATGATAGGAAGTGGTGTCGTTGAAAGGAGAAAGAAAGTAGAGAAAAAAGATCTAGTGAGAAAATTGTGGGAAGGACTGATAAGTAGTGATAGTTataatttgaatttataatatcatccATAatctagttttttttattatactttTGACTGGGCATTTGTGGAACCAAAATGCTTTCTTCGTACGAACGTTTTCTTCTGACAGCCTCCGAATACTCTCTAATGTAATGGTTGCCTCTTGCTCTCTGATTAGTTAGTGCCATTGTGCCTGCTTTCAGCAGACTTGTCAGCACATTAATTTGAGGAAATAGCTGCTCTAGTTGTAGAAGGTGAATGCTACAACACTAAAGGCTTCTCCAGTAAACATAGTATAgactatataaataaataatatagatGAAATGGAAGTGTTGTTTTATCAAAAGCAAGCATTGACAAATTGAATATCATGTGAAACACACAAGGAAAAAATATTTCGGAAAGAGTGACATATTTTCCATAGAAAAGCATTAATTTTGGATGTTTGAGAAAGTACTCGTTGAAATAAGCATTTTTTGTTTGACAATCCCACCTTTTCCATCGGAAATCCttccaataatttttttcaatgtactttttaactgaaaaattaatcgaaaatatatgctttttcagataatattattttaaattttggattttttttctaatttcaaaatttatcttggaatttatattttaaaaataataataaaatgaaccAAACAGGCAGTGGCCGAACTGGACCAATCCGATTGCAAGCTGCTTTGGTCCAAATCCAACCAAATTACTTATGCATAGACCAAATTTGAATCGATGACCTCCATTTTGAAAGACCAATGCGTAATCCAATTCTCAAGGACTTCTTGTATAAACTTacgatattattatttattttacgctTTTCGTTAtttctttatcttttaaacttatcattttattttattttttattttttataatacttatttaaaaaatcatgATGAATTTCCATCCCAAATTCTGTCAAACTTTTATCTTTCTCGATAGAAGTTTCATAGAAAATTATgttagaaattttattttttagatgtatataacattttcaatggaaaattcattgaaaaatgctttaatttatataaaaagtttATGACGAAAATTTTCTAGCCTATTTCTGCAGAAATTCCACCGAAAACTTTCGAACCATTTTTTGATCGAATATCCTTTGGTTAAAATTTGTTAGATATTACTTAAGAACTGTTAAAACCTTTTACTCTGACTTCTCATCTATAACATCTCTCCATCCTAATTAATTTTGGGGTTAACTGCGTCGGAGGTACACAAAGTTTGTAATATGTAACGAtgaggtacaaaatgttttttttttgtaacgatttgatacaaaatgtttcaatttgattttaatcaagtgcattccgtcaattgcccTTTCATACCGTTAGCATTGTCCTCACGTGGCGCATCTTATGTGTCACCGTTGCCATGTAAACTAATTATAGCTCGCCACATCattaatgtaaatataatttgcaaagctaaaaaaataaaaagttaataaaaatgcagaaaaattatccaaaatgtaaaagagaaaactcaaaattaaatatcttTTTGCATCCTCTCTCCTTTCCTACTGCCCATGGGGATTGAAGAAGAAAGATCGAGAAGGAAAAGGGAGAGCAGCGATGCTGCCGCCGTCCTGGCTACCACCATCAGACCGGCTCCGGCGGTCTCCTCGCATCGACAAGCAACTCGTCGTTGCCGCATCATCGCACCGGTACCTCCTCCTTCCTATCTCTAATACTTGCTGCCCATTGCACGAGATCAAATCCACGACCTCTCCTCTATCTTGGCTCTCTCCACTTGCAACCCGAGCTCAAGACCATGGCGCCACCAAGAGTTTTCTATCCTCCGCCGTTGCAGGTTCTTAGGCTTCCCTATG
This genomic window contains:
- the LOC116192333 gene encoding histone deacetylase 2; protein product: MFLATHFLPPSLHLISSSSSRSPRCLSSRPLLTALLQLVRPLFLPIPLDAFFDSPTFFSTVSGSILLRLSSSMSTSPTPTAPTSSSSSSSSSSSGGSDALCRTRILSSKLYFDVPPNKVPLIYSPAYDIAFLGIEKLHPFDSSKWGRICHFLISEGIVEKKWIIEPLEASKDDLLVVHSESYLNSLKWSGKVAMIVEVPPVALIPNCLVQQKVLHPFRKQVGGTILAAKLAKERGWAINVGGGFHHCSAEKGGGFCAYADISLCIHFAYIRLNISRVMIIDLDAHQGNGHETDFANDRRVYILDMFNPQIYPHDYEARRYIHQKVEVKIGTTTEVYLKKLDEALEVAAHAFDPELIIYNAGTDILEGDPLGLLKISPSGVASRDEKVFLFARERNIPIVMLTSGGYMKSSARVIADSIANLSKKHIIETVSS